The Streptomyces sp. NBC_00344 genome includes a window with the following:
- a CDS encoding helix-turn-helix domain-containing protein, which translates to MDTDEKEPLRVGAAVRRRRRTLGLTLAKVSARSGLSVPFLSQIENERARPSVRSLQRVADALETTAVELLAASDAARTVDVVRAATAPGSPPQSEPQTRPLVAGHHQLRATEFTGEQETGCEFKHRNDELMYVADGAAEVEAEGRVYRLERGDSMFLSGGVRHRWRATGTDTRIVVVGVADHVDATAEQRR; encoded by the coding sequence ATGGACACCGACGAGAAGGAACCGCTCCGGGTGGGCGCGGCAGTCCGCAGGCGCCGGCGCACCCTCGGTCTCACCCTGGCCAAGGTCTCCGCACGCAGCGGTCTTTCGGTGCCGTTCCTCAGCCAGATCGAGAACGAGCGCGCCCGCCCGAGCGTCCGTTCCCTCCAGCGGGTGGCCGACGCACTGGAGACCACGGCGGTGGAACTGCTCGCCGCCTCGGATGCCGCGCGCACGGTGGATGTCGTACGGGCGGCGACCGCCCCCGGCAGCCCACCGCAGTCCGAGCCGCAGACCCGGCCGCTGGTCGCGGGACACCATCAGCTCCGTGCCACCGAGTTCACCGGTGAACAGGAGACCGGTTGCGAGTTCAAGCACCGCAACGACGAGCTGATGTACGTCGCCGACGGCGCGGCCGAAGTGGAGGCCGAGGGCCGGGTGTACCGGCTGGAACGCGGTGATTCGATGTTCCTCTCCGGTGGCGTGCGCCACCGCTGGCGGGCCACCGGAACCGACACCCGCATCGTCGTAGTGGGGGTCGCCGACCATGTCGACGCGACCGCGGAGCAGCGGCGCTGA
- a CDS encoding ABC transporter permease/substrate binding protein, translating into MPRLNFGNWVEDIVHWLQNHVSWLFDFINSVLTNMYDGVNAVLSGGEPLLMAGIFTVLAFWLRGLLPGVLTFAGFALIDSLALWDEAMATLSLVVVAAVITIVIAVPLGIWAARNSKVGATVRPVLDVMQTMPAFVYLIPGVMFFGVGVTPGVIATIVFAMPPGVRMTELGIRQVDAELVEAAEAFGTSPRSILTRVQLPLALPTIMAGINQVIMLALSMVVIGGMAGAGGLGEKVYAAITQLQVGLAAESGVAVVILAIYLDRMTGALNQRVSPLGRRAAAKAMAVARGWSLAHYRPGTAVATVGVVVLALVAGGMNIAGSGDSQGSSAAGTNVGHGKKINMGYIPWDEGIASTFLWKELLEERGYTTDVKQLDAGPLYSGVARGDVDFQTDSWLPTTHADYWNKYKSQMDDMGQWYGPTSLELTVPSYVKGVKSLADLKGKGKEFNGKIIGIESSAGEMGTLNKKVLKAYGLQGEYKVVSSSTSSMLAQLDRSIKKKEPVVVVLWSPHWAYGKYDLTKLKDPKGAWGKTDSIHTVAHKGFAKKDPTAAKWLKDFKLTEIQLTSLENAVQAAGEGHEQDGVKAWLKKNPGLVNKLAPVPGGGAQQGKDAGKSVNLGYFPWDEAIASTYLWDNILEDRGYKPNVKQLDPGPLYTALAQGQMDVQFDSWLPSTHKQYWDRYKDNLSDIGSWYGPTSLELSVPSYVKGVKSLADLKGKGKEFNGKIIGIESSAGEMGTLNKKVLKAYGLQGEYKVVSSSTSSMLAQLDRSIKKKEPVVVVLWSPHWAYGKYDLTKLKDPKGAWGKSDSIHTVARKDFGKDLPEFNGWLKNFKLSEDQLNSLEVAIQNGGPGNEKKSARTWLDAHPEMEAKLAPVAG; encoded by the coding sequence GTGCCTAGGCTCAATTTCGGCAACTGGGTCGAGGACATCGTCCACTGGCTCCAGAACCACGTCAGCTGGCTGTTCGACTTCATCAACAGCGTGCTGACGAACATGTACGACGGCGTCAACGCCGTTCTCAGCGGCGGCGAGCCGCTGCTGATGGCGGGCATTTTCACCGTTCTCGCCTTCTGGCTGCGTGGTCTGCTGCCGGGGGTGCTCACCTTCGCGGGATTCGCGCTGATCGACTCGCTCGCGCTCTGGGACGAGGCGATGGCCACGCTCTCGCTGGTGGTCGTCGCCGCGGTGATCACCATCGTGATCGCGGTGCCGCTGGGTATCTGGGCCGCGCGCAATTCCAAGGTCGGCGCTACCGTCCGGCCGGTGCTCGACGTGATGCAGACGATGCCGGCCTTCGTCTATCTGATCCCGGGCGTCATGTTCTTCGGCGTCGGGGTCACCCCGGGTGTGATCGCGACGATCGTCTTCGCCATGCCTCCGGGCGTACGGATGACGGAACTCGGCATCCGCCAGGTGGACGCCGAGCTGGTCGAGGCCGCCGAGGCGTTCGGCACCAGCCCTCGGAGCATCCTGACCCGGGTGCAGCTGCCGCTCGCGCTGCCGACGATCATGGCCGGCATCAACCAGGTCATCATGCTGGCGCTGTCCATGGTGGTCATCGGCGGTATGGCGGGTGCGGGCGGACTCGGCGAGAAGGTCTACGCCGCGATCACCCAGCTCCAGGTCGGTCTCGCCGCGGAGAGCGGTGTCGCCGTCGTCATCCTGGCCATCTACCTGGACCGGATGACCGGAGCGCTCAACCAGCGGGTCTCCCCGCTCGGCCGCAGGGCGGCCGCGAAGGCGATGGCCGTCGCTCGCGGATGGAGCCTGGCCCACTACCGGCCCGGTACCGCTGTGGCGACCGTTGGTGTCGTGGTGCTGGCGCTCGTCGCCGGCGGCATGAACATCGCCGGCTCCGGCGACAGCCAGGGGAGTTCCGCGGCCGGCACGAACGTCGGTCACGGCAAGAAGATCAACATGGGGTACATCCCCTGGGACGAGGGCATCGCCTCCACCTTCCTGTGGAAGGAGCTCCTGGAGGAGCGCGGCTACACGACCGATGTCAAGCAGCTCGACGCCGGCCCGCTCTACTCCGGTGTGGCCCGCGGCGACGTCGACTTCCAGACGGACTCCTGGCTGCCGACGACGCACGCCGACTACTGGAACAAGTACAAGTCACAGATGGACGACATGGGCCAGTGGTACGGGCCCACGTCCCTCGAGCTGACCGTGCCTTCCTACGTCAAGGGCGTGAAGTCGCTGGCGGATCTGAAGGGCAAGGGCAAGGAGTTCAACGGCAAGATCATCGGTATTGAGTCCAGTGCCGGTGAGATGGGCACGCTGAACAAGAAGGTCCTGAAGGCCTACGGTCTGCAGGGTGAGTACAAGGTCGTGTCGTCGAGTACGTCGTCGATGCTGGCTCAGCTGGACCGCTCCATCAAGAAGAAGGAGCCGGTCGTCGTGGTGCTGTGGTCGCCGCACTGGGCGTACGGCAAGTACGACCTGACCAAGCTCAAGGACCCGAAGGGCGCCTGGGGCAAGACGGACTCGATCCACACCGTCGCGCACAAGGGCTTCGCCAAGAAGGACCCGACCGCTGCCAAGTGGCTCAAGGACTTCAAGCTCACAGAGATCCAGCTGACGAGCCTGGAGAACGCCGTACAGGCCGCGGGTGAGGGGCACGAGCAGGACGGCGTGAAGGCCTGGCTCAAGAAGAATCCGGGTCTCGTCAACAAGCTCGCCCCCGTCCCCGGCGGCGGTGCTCAGCAGGGCAAGGACGCGGGCAAGAGCGTCAACCTCGGTTACTTCCCGTGGGACGAGGCAATCGCCAGCACCTACCTCTGGGACAACATCCTCGAGGATCGCGGTTACAAGCCGAACGTCAAGCAGCTCGACCCGGGCCCGCTGTACACCGCGCTGGCACAAGGCCAGATGGATGTGCAGTTCGACTCCTGGCTGCCGTCGACGCACAAGCAGTACTGGGACAGATACAAGGACAACCTCTCCGATATCGGTTCCTGGTACGGGCCCACGTCCCTTGAACTGTCCGTGCCTTCCTACGTCAAGGGCGTGAAGTCGCTGGCGGATCTGAAGGGCAAGGGCAAGGAGTTCAACGGCAAGATCATCGGTATTGAGTCCAGTGCCGGTGAGATGGGCACGCTGAACAAGAAGGTCCTGAAGGCCTACGGTCTGCAGGGTGAGTACAAGGTCGTGTCGTCGAGTACGTCGTCGATGCTGGCTCAGCTGGACCGCTCCATCAAGAAGAAGGAGCCGGTCGTCGTGGTGCTGTGGTCGCCGCACTGGGCGTACGGCAAGTACGACCTGACCAAGCTCAAGGACCCGAAGGGCGCCTGGGGCAAGAGCGACTCGATCCACACCGTCGCCCGCAAGGACTTCGGCAAGGACCTTCCCGAGTTCAACGGCTGGCTGAAGAACTTCAAGCTCAGCGAGGACCAGCTGAACTCGCTCGAGGTCGCGATCCAGAACGGCGGACCGGGCAACGAGAAGAAGTCGGCCCGCACCTGGCTGGACGCCCATCCGGAGATGGAGGCCAAGCTGGCGCCCGTCGCCGGCTGA
- a CDS encoding PadR family transcriptional regulator, with translation MAVKRRKLGNPLALAVMVLLSERPMHPYQIAQTLRQRGKEQSVKINFGSLYTVVQNLEKHDFVEVADVQKQGNRPERTLYCLTGEGRAEMVDWMSDLLAVPATEFPLYGTALSFMGVLPPDETATLLTDRAGQLEVRAAALRGVLQKLYETLPRIFLLDTEYQLHMLEAEAEWTRTLVAEMADGSLSGIQGWRSLHETGEVPQEWQTLEEDGSRD, from the coding sequence GTGGCAGTGAAGCGGCGCAAGCTCGGCAACCCGCTGGCACTCGCCGTCATGGTGCTGCTTTCCGAGCGCCCGATGCACCCCTACCAGATCGCACAGACCCTCCGTCAGCGCGGCAAGGAACAGAGCGTAAAGATCAACTTCGGTTCGCTCTACACGGTGGTGCAGAACCTCGAGAAGCATGACTTCGTCGAGGTCGCCGACGTGCAGAAGCAGGGCAATCGCCCCGAGCGCACCCTCTACTGCCTGACCGGCGAAGGCCGCGCCGAGATGGTCGACTGGATGTCCGATCTGCTGGCCGTCCCCGCCACCGAGTTCCCGCTCTACGGGACGGCGCTCTCCTTCATGGGGGTGCTGCCGCCGGACGAGACGGCGACGCTGCTGACCGACCGGGCCGGCCAGCTCGAAGTACGGGCCGCCGCGCTGCGGGGCGTCCTGCAGAAGCTGTACGAGACGCTGCCCCGGATCTTCCTGCTGGACACGGAGTACCAGCTGCACATGCTCGAGGCGGAGGCCGAGTGGACCCGCACGCTGGTCGCGGAGATGGCGGACGGATCGCTCAGCGGTATACAGGGCTGGCGGTCCTTGCACGAGACCGGTGAAGTCCCGCAGGAATGGCAGACCTTGGAGGAGGATGGCTCCAGGGACTGA
- a CDS encoding siderophore-interacting protein, with translation MAEETARRTPQAREVQVIRTERITPHMVRLVLGGEGLEGFDASEFTDHYIKVLFAPDGVSYAEPFDMARIREELPREQWPVTRTYTVRAWDPALRELTVDFVVHGDEGLAGPWAARAQPGETIRFLGPGGGYAPDPAADWHLLAGDESALPAIAAALERMPADALVHALIEVSGTEEEQKIAAPAGVSVSWLHRGERPAGDALIDAVRALDFPSGTVGAFVHGEAGCVKELRRHLRLDRGIPREQLSISGYWRLGQTDEAWRAAKREWNAQVEAEQERAA, from the coding sequence GTGGCAGAAGAAACAGCCCGCAGGACACCGCAGGCCCGTGAGGTGCAGGTGATCCGCACCGAGCGGATCACCCCGCACATGGTGCGTCTCGTCCTGGGCGGTGAAGGGCTGGAGGGGTTCGACGCCTCGGAGTTCACCGACCACTACATCAAGGTGCTGTTCGCACCCGACGGGGTGAGCTACGCCGAGCCGTTCGACATGGCACGGATCCGCGAAGAGCTGCCGCGTGAACAGTGGCCGGTCACCCGGACCTACACCGTTCGGGCCTGGGACCCGGCGCTGAGGGAGCTGACAGTCGATTTCGTGGTCCACGGCGACGAGGGCCTGGCCGGGCCGTGGGCGGCCCGGGCGCAGCCCGGTGAGACCATACGGTTCTTGGGTCCCGGCGGCGGTTACGCACCGGATCCGGCCGCTGACTGGCATCTGCTGGCGGGCGACGAGAGCGCGCTGCCGGCGATCGCCGCCGCGCTGGAGCGTATGCCGGCGGACGCGCTGGTCCACGCCCTCATCGAGGTGTCGGGCACCGAGGAGGAGCAGAAGATCGCCGCTCCCGCGGGGGTGTCGGTCAGCTGGCTGCACCGCGGTGAGCGTCCGGCGGGCGATGCGCTGATCGATGCGGTGCGCGCACTCGACTTCCCCTCCGGCACGGTCGGCGCCTTCGTCCACGGCGAGGCCGGCTGCGTGAAGGAGCTCCGCCGGCACCTGCGGCTGGACCGGGGCATCCCGCGCGAACAGTTGTCGATCTCGGGGTACTGGCGTCTCGGCCAGACCGACGAGGCCTGGCGGGCCGCCAAGCGCGAGTGGAACGCCCAGGTCGAGGCGGAGCAGGAGCGGGCCGCCTGA
- a CDS encoding ATP-binding cassette domain-containing protein, with amino-acid sequence MTDPAPAVTAHRLIKTYPGDVTALNGMDITVEAGTVFGLLGPNGAGKSSTVKILTTLARPDSGEASVAGHDVLRHPDRVRREIGVVAQKSGADPVATGRENLLLQGRLYGMRGAALAGRVGELLDRFDLADAANRIVKGYSGGMQRRLDVALGLVHRPRVLFLDEPTTGLDPEARAAMWDEISRLAGEEGLTILLTTHYLEEADRLAERIAIVDRGRVVVEGTPDELKGELRGDAVHVELRAEGDGAVLTAALAGLPGIHEVLVEGRRVSARADDGAAAVPSLLATLERAGAAVAAATVARPSLDDVYLRYAGRRFAEAVPTVPHLAGAAAGEAL; translated from the coding sequence ATGACCGACCCCGCGCCCGCCGTAACGGCGCATCGACTGATCAAGACCTATCCAGGTGATGTCACCGCCCTCAACGGGATGGACATCACCGTCGAAGCCGGCACCGTCTTCGGGCTGCTGGGCCCCAACGGTGCGGGCAAATCGTCCACCGTGAAGATCCTCACCACCCTCGCCCGCCCGGACAGCGGCGAAGCGTCGGTCGCCGGACACGATGTGCTGCGCCATCCCGACCGGGTGCGCCGCGAGATCGGGGTCGTCGCCCAGAAGTCCGGCGCCGACCCCGTGGCCACCGGCCGGGAGAACCTGCTGCTCCAGGGCCGGCTCTACGGCATGAGAGGCGCCGCACTCGCCGGGCGCGTCGGTGAGCTGCTCGACCGCTTCGATCTCGCGGACGCGGCGAACCGCATCGTGAAGGGATATTCCGGCGGTATGCAGCGCCGCCTCGATGTGGCGCTCGGTCTGGTCCACCGGCCGCGGGTGCTCTTCCTCGACGAACCGACGACCGGGCTCGACCCCGAGGCCCGCGCGGCCATGTGGGACGAGATCTCCCGGCTGGCGGGCGAAGAGGGGCTGACCATTCTCCTCACCACCCACTATCTGGAGGAGGCCGACCGGCTGGCCGAGCGCATCGCGATCGTCGACCGCGGCCGGGTCGTGGTCGAGGGCACCCCCGATGAGCTCAAGGGCGAACTGCGCGGCGACGCGGTGCATGTGGAGCTCCGGGCCGAAGGGGACGGAGCGGTGCTCACCGCCGCACTCGCCGGCCTGCCCGGCATCCATGAGGTGCTGGTCGAGGGGCGCCGGGTCAGTGCCAGGGCGGACGACGGGGCGGCAGCGGTGCCGTCATTGCTCGCCACCCTGGAGAGGGCCGGAGCCGCCGTCGCCGCCGCGACGGTCGCCAGGCCATCCCTTGACGACGTCTATCTGCGATACGCAGGACGCCGGTTCGCCGAAGCAGTTCCCACCGTCCCGCACCTCGCGGGCGCAGCCGCGGGAGAAGCCCTGTGA
- a CDS encoding anti-sigma factor, with translation MMTADLHTLTGAYALHALDTDERAEFEQHLADCPACTQEVRELQATAGRLGLAVTVTPPPALKAQVLRRIATERQEPPLLAHQPRGGGGRRGRALSRFTLAACLAAAVGFGGIAVWQHEEAGDARASAQHSQQQADALASVLAAPDAKVTTGRLSNGATGTAVVSHSRNKAAFLASGLPKPPSGKVYQLWFNDAGTMRPAGLLNSSATSEGVLLAGSVNSAKGMGITVEPAGGSAEPTSNPLALMQFPA, from the coding sequence ATGATGACAGCGGATCTGCACACACTCACCGGCGCGTACGCCCTGCACGCGCTGGACACCGACGAGCGTGCCGAGTTCGAGCAGCACCTGGCGGACTGCCCTGCGTGCACCCAGGAGGTACGCGAGCTGCAGGCCACCGCGGGACGGCTCGGACTGGCCGTCACGGTGACCCCGCCACCCGCGCTCAAGGCACAGGTGCTGCGGAGGATCGCCACCGAACGCCAGGAACCGCCGCTGCTGGCGCACCAGCCGCGCGGTGGCGGTGGCCGTCGGGGCCGGGCCCTCTCACGCTTCACGCTGGCGGCCTGTCTGGCCGCGGCCGTCGGCTTCGGCGGCATCGCGGTGTGGCAGCACGAGGAAGCCGGCGACGCCAGGGCCAGTGCCCAGCACTCGCAGCAGCAGGCCGATGCGCTGGCCTCGGTGCTCGCCGCCCCCGACGCGAAGGTCACTACCGGAAGGCTCTCGAACGGGGCGACCGGCACCGCGGTCGTGTCGCACAGCAGGAACAAGGCCGCGTTCCTCGCCTCCGGACTGCCCAAGCCGCCCAGCGGCAAGGTCTACCAGCTGTGGTTCAACGACGCCGGGACCATGCGGCCGGCCGGGCTGCTGAACTCCTCGGCCACCTCCGAGGGTGTGCTGCTGGCCGGCTCGGTGAACTCCGCCAAGGGAATGGGCATCACCGTCGAACCGGCGGGCGGCTCTGCCGAGCCGACCAGCAATCCGCTCGCGCTGATGCAGTTTCCCGCCTGA
- a CDS encoding ABC transporter permease — MSTATLTQTWYMTQRQLMAILRQPVFLLISLIQPVIWLFLFGSLFRKVVELGGFGTSTYLDYLIPGIVVMSALGSSMWAGMGTLEEIERGTLNRFLTTPVSRTALMNANVVQNGISTAVQSVVIVLLGLLGGAQYPGGLGGLVILVVASILLGTVFGTLSNALGMLVRERESIIGINTFLLLPLTFLSSAFMAPAQMPSWMRHIADFNPVNWAMVAGRSAMSAGPDWGVVLSRGGGLLLLAVFSVWLSTRTFRSYQRSV; from the coding sequence GTGAGCACCGCCACTCTCACCCAGACCTGGTACATGACCCAGCGTCAGCTGATGGCGATCCTGCGTCAGCCCGTCTTTCTGCTGATCTCCCTGATCCAGCCGGTGATCTGGCTGTTCCTCTTCGGCAGCCTCTTCCGGAAGGTCGTCGAACTCGGTGGGTTCGGCACCTCCACGTATCTCGACTATCTGATCCCGGGCATCGTGGTGATGAGCGCCCTGGGATCGAGCATGTGGGCCGGCATGGGAACCCTGGAGGAGATCGAACGCGGCACGCTCAACCGCTTCCTGACCACCCCGGTCAGCCGGACCGCGCTGATGAACGCCAATGTGGTGCAGAACGGCATCTCCACGGCGGTTCAGTCCGTGGTCATCGTGCTGCTGGGGCTGCTCGGCGGCGCTCAGTACCCCGGGGGCCTCGGCGGGCTCGTCATCCTGGTGGTCGCGTCGATCCTGCTCGGTACGGTCTTCGGAACCCTCTCCAACGCTCTCGGCATGCTGGTCCGTGAGCGCGAATCGATCATCGGCATCAACACCTTTCTGCTGCTGCCGCTGACGTTCCTGTCCTCGGCCTTCATGGCCCCTGCCCAGATGCCGTCCTGGATGCGGCACATCGCGGACTTCAACCCGGTGAACTGGGCGATGGTGGCGGGGCGTTCGGCGATGTCGGCGGGCCCGGACTGGGGTGTGGTGCTCAGCCGCGGAGGAGGGCTGCTGCTGCTCGCGGTGTTCTCGGTCTGGCTGTCGACCCGTACCTTCCGGTCCTACCAGCGCTCCGTCTGA
- a CDS encoding sigma-70 family RNA polymerase sigma factor has protein sequence MKEAVHISGAASAGPDLQELLARVSRGDQEAFSSLYDAVSGPVLGLVRAVLRDPAQSEEVAQEVLLEVWRSAARFRADRGTAINWVLMLAHRRAVDRVRSAQAATDREHKAALLDRTPAFDDVTEQVEARLEREQVRRCLRSLTEVQRESVTLAYYRGLAYREVAELLSVPLGTIKTRLRDGLIRMRDCLGVSA, from the coding sequence GTGAAAGAAGCCGTACACATCAGCGGAGCCGCCTCGGCGGGACCTGATCTGCAGGAACTGCTGGCCCGGGTCAGCAGGGGCGACCAGGAGGCGTTCTCAAGTCTGTACGACGCGGTGTCCGGCCCCGTTCTGGGCCTGGTACGCGCGGTGCTGAGGGACCCGGCCCAGTCGGAGGAGGTGGCCCAGGAGGTTCTGCTCGAGGTGTGGCGCAGTGCGGCACGTTTCCGCGCCGACCGGGGAACCGCCATCAACTGGGTGCTGATGCTCGCCCACCGCAGGGCCGTGGACCGGGTGCGTTCGGCGCAGGCGGCCACGGACCGCGAACACAAGGCGGCACTGCTCGACCGGACCCCCGCCTTCGACGACGTGACCGAGCAGGTGGAGGCGCGTCTGGAACGTGAGCAGGTACGGCGTTGTCTGCGCTCCCTCACAGAAGTGCAGCGTGAATCGGTGACCCTCGCGTACTACCGGGGGCTCGCCTACCGGGAAGTGGCCGAGCTTCTCTCCGTACCCCTCGGCACCATCAAAACTCGACTGCGCGACGGACTCATCCGGATGCGCGACTGCCTGGGGGTCAGCGCATGA
- a CDS encoding 5'-3' exonuclease codes for MLLDTASLYYRAYFGVPDSVRAPDGTPVNAVRGLLDFIARLVQDHRPTDLVACMDADWRPQWRVDLIPSYKAHRVAEETAQGPDVEETPDTLAPQVPMIERVLDAIGIARVGVAGYEADDVIGTLAGQATGPVDIVTGDRDLYQLVDDARGARVLYPLKGVGTLQLTDEAVLREKYGVDGRGYVDLALLRGDPSDGLPGVPGIGEKTAARLLDAFGDLAGIMAAVDDPSAKLTPSQRKKLYEARPYLDVAPKVVRVAADVPLPPFDPVLPAEPRDPAALEELGAQWGLGGSLQRLLSVLHG; via the coding sequence ATGCTCCTGGATACCGCCTCCCTCTACTACCGGGCCTATTTCGGGGTCCCCGATTCGGTCCGTGCCCCGGACGGCACCCCGGTCAATGCCGTGCGCGGCTTGCTCGACTTCATCGCCCGGCTGGTGCAGGACCACCGCCCCACCGATCTGGTCGCCTGCATGGACGCCGACTGGCGTCCGCAGTGGCGGGTGGACCTCATCCCGTCGTACAAGGCGCACCGCGTCGCCGAGGAGACGGCGCAGGGACCCGACGTCGAGGAGACCCCTGACACCCTCGCACCGCAGGTCCCGATGATCGAGCGGGTGCTCGACGCGATCGGCATCGCCCGTGTCGGAGTCGCCGGATACGAGGCGGACGATGTCATCGGCACCCTCGCCGGACAGGCCACCGGCCCGGTGGACATCGTCACCGGCGACCGTGACCTCTATCAGCTGGTCGACGACGCACGCGGCGCCCGGGTCCTCTATCCACTGAAGGGCGTGGGAACCCTCCAGCTCACCGACGAGGCGGTGCTGCGCGAGAAGTACGGGGTGGACGGGCGCGGCTACGTGGATCTGGCACTGCTGCGGGGCGACCCGAGCGACGGGCTGCCCGGAGTGCCCGGTATCGGGGAGAAGACCGCTGCGAGACTGCTCGACGCGTTCGGTGATCTGGCCGGGATCATGGCCGCCGTCGACGACCCGTCGGCGAAGCTGACGCCGTCGCAGCGCAAGAAGCTGTACGAGGCCCGCCCCTACCTCGATGTGGCACCGAAGGTGGTGCGGGTGGCAGCGGACGTGCCGCTTCCGCCGTTCGATCCCGTGCTGCCCGCGGAGCCGCGCGATCCTGCCGCCCTCGAAGAGCTCGGCGCCCAGTGGGGACTGGGCGGTTCGCTGCAGCGTCTGCTCTCCGTCCTGCACGGCTGA
- a CDS encoding DUF1295 domain-containing protein, with amino-acid sequence MNGYPWAAFGEGVGAAAAAALAVMLITFAVACARGLHRIVDIAWGAAFALVALVSYAVSSGEGDDARRLLVTVLTVVWGVRLAAHIAYRGRGRGEDPRYEKMLSGARGNRNLYALCTVYLLQGALVLLVSLPVQAAQYIPGPLGPVAWVGAAVWLVGLAFEAVGDWQLARFTSDPAHRGRIMDRGLWSWTRHPNYFGDFCVWWGLFLIVCDDPVAAAATVAGPVVMSLLLTKGSGKRLLERHMADRPGFAEYAGRTSGFFPLPPKRAPRADG; translated from the coding sequence GTGAACGGCTATCCCTGGGCGGCGTTCGGCGAAGGGGTGGGAGCGGCGGCGGCCGCCGCTCTCGCCGTCATGCTGATCACGTTCGCCGTCGCGTGCGCCAGGGGGCTGCACCGGATTGTGGACATCGCCTGGGGAGCGGCGTTCGCGCTGGTGGCGCTGGTCTCGTACGCGGTGTCGTCGGGCGAGGGTGACGACGCCCGACGGCTGCTGGTGACCGTACTGACCGTCGTGTGGGGGGTACGGCTGGCCGCCCATATCGCGTATCGCGGGCGCGGCCGCGGGGAGGACCCGCGGTACGAGAAGATGCTCAGCGGAGCACGGGGGAACCGGAACCTGTACGCACTGTGCACGGTCTATCTGCTCCAGGGCGCACTTGTGCTGCTGGTCTCGCTGCCGGTGCAGGCCGCGCAGTACATCCCGGGGCCGCTCGGCCCGGTCGCCTGGGTGGGCGCCGCGGTGTGGCTGGTCGGCCTGGCCTTCGAGGCGGTCGGGGACTGGCAGCTGGCGCGCTTCACGTCCGATCCGGCACACCGGGGGCGGATCATGGACCGCGGGCTGTGGTCATGGACCAGGCACCCGAACTACTTCGGTGACTTCTGTGTCTGGTGGGGGCTGTTCCTCATCGTCTGTGACGATCCGGTGGCAGCCGCTGCAACGGTCGCCGGCCCTGTGGTGATGAGCCTGCTGCTGACCAAGGGCAGTGGGAAGCGCCTGCTGGAGCGGCATATGGCGGACCGTCCCGGCTTCGCCGAGTACGCCGGGCGCACCAGTGGTTTCTTCCCGCTGCCGCCGAAGCGGGCCCCGCGGGCCGACGGCTAG
- a CDS encoding quaternary amine ABC transporter ATP-binding protein, with protein MSRLQADRLYKVFGRRPDEAVQKLENGTGRDELRGEGTTAAVIDASFTVEPGHIFVVMGLSGSGKSTLLRMLNGLLEPTSGRVLFDGDDLTALSDRELREVRSKKISMVFQHFALFPHRSVLDNAGYGLEVQGVPRAEREKRATEALEMTGLAGWENSWPDELSGGMQQRVGLARALATDADLLLMDESFSALDPLIRRDMQDQLLELQKRLKKTIVFITHDLNEAMRLGDSIAVMRDGEIVQQGTAEDILITPANDYVASFIKDVDRTRVLTAAAMMTDPVSGADDCGCETVTPDTSFADLCGVSARVPHAVAVKNTEGKLVGVVPQSRLIGFLGEYAEAPLACDAAPDNKAVASA; from the coding sequence GTGTCCAGGCTGCAAGCCGACCGCTTGTACAAAGTGTTCGGCAGACGACCCGATGAAGCCGTTCAGAAGCTCGAGAACGGCACCGGCCGCGATGAGCTGCGCGGCGAAGGGACGACTGCTGCGGTGATCGACGCGTCCTTCACCGTCGAACCGGGCCACATCTTCGTTGTCATGGGTCTCTCCGGATCCGGCAAGTCCACCCTGCTGCGCATGCTCAACGGTCTGCTGGAGCCGACGTCCGGCCGGGTGCTCTTCGACGGCGACGACCTCACCGCGCTCAGCGACCGGGAGCTGCGGGAGGTGCGCTCCAAGAAGATCAGCATGGTCTTCCAGCACTTCGCTCTCTTCCCGCACCGCAGCGTCCTCGACAACGCCGGATACGGCCTCGAGGTGCAGGGCGTGCCGCGCGCGGAGCGTGAGAAACGGGCCACCGAGGCCCTGGAGATGACGGGTCTCGCAGGCTGGGAGAACTCCTGGCCCGACGAGCTGTCCGGCGGTATGCAGCAGCGTGTGGGGCTCGCCCGTGCGCTGGCGACCGACGCGGACCTGCTGCTGATGGACGAGTCCTTCAGCGCCCTCGACCCGCTGATCCGGCGCGACATGCAGGACCAGCTGCTCGAACTCCAGAAGCGGCTGAAGAAGACGATCGTCTTCATCACGCACGACCTCAACGAGGCCATGCGGCTCGGTGACAGCATCGCCGTCATGCGCGACGGCGAGATCGTCCAGCAGGGCACCGCCGAGGACATCCTCATCACCCCGGCGAACGACTACGTCGCGTCCTTCATCAAGGACGTGGACCGCACCCGCGTCCTCACCGCCGCGGCGATGATGACGGACCCCGTCAGCGGCGCGGACGACTGCGGATGCGAGACGGTCACCCCGGACACCAGCTTCGCCGATCTGTGCGGTGTGAGTGCGCGTGTGCCGCACGCGGTGGCCGTGAAGAACACAGAAGGAAAGCTGGTCGGCGTGGTGCCGCAGTCCCGGCTCATAGGTTTCCTCGGCGAGTACGCCGAGGCTCCGCTGGCCTGCGACGCGGCCCCCGACAACAAGGCGGTCGCCAGTGCCTAG